The Aurantiacibacter arachoides genome window below encodes:
- the queG gene encoding tRNA epoxyqueuosine(34) reductase QueG: MVNSPATLTIEDRLKAKARELGFAAVGIAPAADDAVRAGRLHDWLGEGFHGSMGWMEDRAEVRQGPQSMWPEARSVIALGMSYAPAIDPLAPAEARISVYAQGRDYHDVLKKAAKALARWLVDAVPGVQLKVFTDTAPVMEKPLGEAAGLGWQGKHTNLVSREHGSWLFLAAIYTTLDLAPDAPHADRCGSCRQCQDACPTDAFPAPYRLDARRCISYLTIEHKGPIPHEFREAMGARIYGCDDCLAVCPWNKFADTAARHAAFVPREELLAPNLAELLALDDAGFRAKFSGSPIKRIGRDRFVRNCLIAAGNAGDPALAGQVEALTGDPDPVVAEAARWALGRIPVGD; the protein is encoded by the coding sequence ATGGTTAATTCGCCCGCTACCCTGACGATCGAGGATCGCCTGAAGGCAAAAGCGCGCGAACTGGGGTTCGCCGCTGTCGGCATTGCGCCCGCCGCAGACGATGCGGTGCGCGCCGGGCGCCTGCACGATTGGCTGGGCGAAGGCTTCCACGGGTCGATGGGCTGGATGGAGGACCGCGCCGAAGTGCGGCAGGGCCCGCAGAGCATGTGGCCCGAGGCGAGGAGCGTCATCGCGCTGGGCATGAGCTACGCGCCCGCGATCGATCCGCTGGCGCCGGCCGAGGCCAGGATTTCGGTCTACGCCCAGGGCCGCGACTATCACGACGTGCTGAAAAAGGCCGCCAAGGCGCTGGCACGGTGGCTGGTGGACGCGGTGCCGGGGGTGCAGCTCAAGGTCTTTACCGATACCGCGCCGGTGATGGAAAAGCCGCTGGGCGAGGCGGCGGGGCTGGGCTGGCAGGGCAAGCATACCAACCTGGTCAGCCGCGAACACGGCAGCTGGCTGTTCCTGGCGGCGATCTACACCACGCTGGATCTTGCGCCCGACGCGCCGCATGCCGACCGCTGCGGAAGCTGCCGCCAGTGCCAGGATGCCTGCCCGACCGATGCCTTTCCCGCGCCCTACCGCCTCGATGCGCGGCGCTGCATTTCCTACCTTACCATCGAGCACAAGGGGCCGATCCCGCACGAATTTCGCGAGGCGATGGGGGCCCGCATCTACGGCTGCGACGATTGCCTGGCGGTATGCCCGTGGAACAAGTTCGCCGACACCGCCGCACGCCACGCCGCCTTCGTGCCGCGCGAGGAGCTGCTCGCCCCGAACCTGGCCGAATTGCTGGCGCTGGACGATGCGGGCTTCCGGGCCAAATTCTCCGGCTCACCCATCAAGCGGATCGGGCGGGACCGGTTCGTGCGCAACTGCCTGATCGCGGCGGGCAACGCGGGCGACCCGGCCCTCGCCGGGCAGGTCGAGGCGCTGACGGGTGATCCCGACCCTGTCGTGGCGGAGGCGGCACGCTGGGCGCTGGGGCGAATCCCGGTCGGCGACTAG
- a CDS encoding NAD(P)/FAD-dependent oxidoreductase translates to MNRFDVVIVGTGHGGAQAAIALRQQGFAGSIAMIGRDANPPYERPPLSKDYLSGDKPFERIMIRPEAFWAERAVELRLGTSVTRVDPEMKLVELSGGDTIEYGHLIWATGGDARRLSCPGGHLAGVHTVRDRRDVDTLMAEIEGGARRFVVVGGGYIGLEAAAALTKLGCEVVVVEAQERVLNRVAGPELSAFYEAEHRAHGVDVRTGAAVDRLAGEDRVTAVVLEDGEELPCDGVIVGIGIVPSVGTLMAAGAAGSNGLDVTDICRTNLDDVYAIGDCAAHANIWADGAVIRLESVQNAHDMATTVARAICGDPQPYEAFPWFWSNQYDLKLQTAGISTGHDATVLRGEPESRSFSVLYLKDGRLIAIDAVNRTKDYVQGRKLIEARATVAPELLADAEVPLKDLL, encoded by the coding sequence ATGAACCGCTTCGACGTCGTCATCGTAGGCACCGGGCACGGCGGTGCGCAGGCCGCCATCGCGCTGCGCCAGCAAGGCTTCGCCGGTTCGATCGCCATGATCGGCCGCGACGCCAACCCGCCCTATGAGCGCCCCCCGCTCTCCAAGGATTATCTTTCGGGCGACAAGCCGTTCGAGCGAATCATGATCCGGCCCGAGGCGTTCTGGGCCGAACGCGCGGTGGAATTGCGGCTGGGCACCAGCGTCACCCGGGTCGATCCCGAAATGAAGTTGGTCGAACTCAGCGGCGGCGACACGATCGAATACGGCCACCTGATCTGGGCCACCGGCGGCGATGCGCGGCGGCTGTCGTGCCCCGGGGGTCACCTGGCCGGCGTCCATACCGTACGCGACAGGCGCGACGTCGATACGCTGATGGCGGAAATCGAAGGTGGCGCGCGCCGGTTCGTGGTCGTCGGCGGCGGCTATATCGGGCTGGAAGCGGCTGCCGCACTCACCAAGCTCGGCTGCGAAGTAGTGGTCGTGGAGGCGCAGGAGCGCGTGCTGAACCGCGTGGCCGGACCGGAGCTTTCCGCCTTCTACGAAGCCGAACACCGCGCCCACGGCGTCGACGTGCGCACCGGTGCCGCGGTCGATCGGCTGGCGGGGGAGGACCGCGTCACCGCCGTGGTGCTCGAAGACGGGGAGGAACTGCCCTGTGACGGCGTGATCGTCGGCATCGGCATCGTGCCTTCGGTGGGCACCCTGATGGCGGCGGGCGCCGCCGGGTCCAACGGGCTCGACGTGACCGACATCTGCCGCACCAACCTCGACGACGTCTACGCCATCGGCGATTGCGCCGCCCATGCCAACATCTGGGCGGACGGCGCGGTTATCCGGCTGGAAAGCGTGCAGAACGCGCATGACATGGCGACCACCGTGGCGCGGGCGATCTGTGGCGATCCGCAGCCTTACGAAGCCTTCCCGTGGTTCTGGTCGAACCAGTACGACCTCAAGCTGCAGACCGCGGGCATTTCCACCGGCCACGATGCCACCGTGCTGCGCGGCGAGCCGGAAAGCCGGAGCTTTTCGGTGCTCTACCTGAAGGACGGGCGCCTGATCGCGATAGACGCCGTCAATCGCACGAAGGACTATGTCCAGGGCCGCAAGCTGATCGAGGCACGCGCCACGGTTGCGCCCGAACTGCTGGCGGATGCCGAGGTGCCGCTCAAGGACTTGCTGTAA